Part of the Pseudomonadota bacterium genome, CTTTTTGAAAATATCTTGTTGACACACTATCATGAGACTCCCTTACTGGGCATTTTCTGGGCACTAAGTCTTTTATGCTCATCTTAAAGACATCCCGGCTACTTTTGCATACAGCGCCTAGATCACTTTTATTATCACCAAGTTGGTACTCGTTCTGCGCTGCCTCCAGTCCTGTTAATGTAGAAAGAGCATTTTTAACACCCGAAGTGTGTACGAACGCCAAAAACGAGTTGCACGCTACTCGACCAGCAGTTTTTGAATCGGCGTGAGCACTCGAGATCGCTGCAGTGGAAACCACTAAAAGCAAAGCAGAAATCGCTAACCTTCTTAAAAACAAACTCATGAAACAGGTGAGTTTGGCCACCAAAGCTTTAAGGTGTCGGTATGTACTGCCCACGGCAACAGGAACTTGAGATTGAGCAGATGCAGAACGTGCAAAGAAAATTAGGCTAGTTAAGGAAGATCAATTCACTCCCCCTAATTAGCTGATATGATTCTTTTCGCGCGCCCACTTGCACTCTTCTGCTAGGCTAACAAAGCTAATCTGGAGCTACAACTGACAGACTATGCAAAATAATCAGACGACTCAGAAACTTTATAATCGCAGTGCTTAGTTACACCATATCAACACATTACTCGAATAGTCCTTGAATATATGTTCGAAAAATCGTACACTTTGAGGGATGCTGAACTCGGTAATTTCTCACCTGTCGGACCAACCGACTATGAAGATCCTGCGGGGACTGCTGACCAGCCCTCGCCCTCGGCACCTGCGGGATCTAGCGGCTCAGTACGAGCTATCCCCTTCAGGAGTATCGGATATTATTCGGCGCCTACAGCAATCCGGCGTGCTGAAGGAGGTGCGCGAAAAAAATCGACGATGCTTTCGCCTCTCAATAACAGCGCAGGAATTTGAGTGCCTAAAGGTATTTTTTGCCATACATGAGATAAACCTCGTTCGGCAACGTGCGCCGCGCTACTCTAAACATGCGGCTTCAAGACTCGCAGGCATGGATGAATTGTATTCGTTCTACAAAAAGGCCAAAGAAAAATGAGCCTAACGCCCCTCAAAGCGCTCAAACTAATGGTGAAAGCGCTCAACAAAGAGCCTTGCGCCTACTGTCTAGTCGGCGGACACGCAGCCAGTTTATATCGCGTGCAAGAACGGTTCACAAAGGATGTGGACTTCGCTCTTGTAGCGGACCTTGAAAAAAACTCGCGCGCAGTTGCAGAACGGGCGATAAAGGCGGTCGGGCTTACGCCAATAGTCGGTTTCATTCCGAGGGGCAAACAGGAGCCTGCGCGAAGGTCAATTTGCATGATTACCTCCACTCCACTAGCGAACGAAGTGACGGGAATGATCGATGTCCTGCTTCCTGAGCTGCCCTGGGTGAAGGTAGCTGTTGAAAGAGCTCAAGCAAACCTGATTGATCTTGGTTTTGCATTCGTCCCGGTCATTACACCTGAGGATCTTATCGTCGCAAAATGCTTCTCAGTACGAAACTCTCCTGACCGTTTTAAGGATCTAGATGACTTAAAAGAGCTCCTGGGGCACGTAAAGGAGCTCGATATAGACTACCTACGAGAGAAGCTAGCTACCTTCTCCCTTGAGATCCCAGATCAGGTACAGAAGTACGCCCCCGCGTCGCTCCTCTGATAAACGGGTCTCCGCAGCAGATCTTTCCCGTCGCAATAGCTAATCCCCCGTAGCTAGGTTGGGCACGTACCTTGCTCATTATGCTGTTAAGCCCCGGTGTGCGGCATCTTTTGCCGCTATAGGATTGATCGACGCTATGACGAATTTTGGAGCAAAGATACTAGGCAGTTCCATCAGCTCTCTGACTGCGCAGCAAGCCCTTATTGCGAATAGCTCCAATAATATCGCTAACGTTAATACCCCCGGCTATACCCGCAGGCAGGTTGAGATTGAAAGCCGGGTGGATGTCGCTAATATCGGCAATATCCTGCAGATAGGCAGTGGAGTACAGCTTGGTAATATTAAGCGTTATACCGATGAGTTCCTAGAGAGCCAGCTACGTTCTGCTTCGAGTAAAAAAGGTCAAGCAGATGTGCGTAACGATTATCTCTCAAGGGTTGAGGTCTCCTTTGCGCTTGATGGCCCGCAGTCGACAGTAGGTTCTGCACTTAATAATTTCTACTCTGCTGTTAATCAGGTTGGCATTAATCCATCCAACGTTGATCTGCGCATCAACTTGATGCAACGGGGAGAGGACCTGATCGCCAATATTCACTCTACGTATGCAACGATCGCCGGAGCACAATCTGAGCTTAATCACCGTGTTCCACTTGAGATTAATACGGTGAACTCCTTTACAACACAGATTGCACAACTTAACGGTTTAATCACCCAACGAGAGGCTGCTGGTGTAATAGCAATCGACGAACGCGACCAGCGCGATACAGTACTTACTAAGTTATCTGAAAAACTTTCCTTTACGACCCTAGAAACCGCCAATGGAATGCTCAATTGCTATCTGGACAACGGATTTCCCCTTGTAAATCAGGAGACCTCGCGCAACCTTACGGCAACAAGCGCCCCTAGCTTCGCTGCAAGCACACTGCCACGCTCGCTATCGGGTGAGGTGCTTGGTTATGTGACCTATGATTTCGGCTCAGCAACTGCTCCCTCGCATCTTGATCTCACACAACTACTTAAGAATGGTTCCGGTACGTTGGCAGGTATCCTACAAATGAGGGGAACGACCGACCCTTTAAACACCTCC contains:
- a CDS encoding winged helix-turn-helix domain-containing protein yields the protein MKILRGLLTSPRPRHLRDLAAQYELSPSGVSDIIRRLQQSGVLKEVREKNRRCFRLSITAQEFECLKVFFAIHEINLVRQRAPRYSKHAASRLAGMDELYSFYKKAKEK
- a CDS encoding nucleotidyl transferase AbiEii/AbiGii toxin family protein → MSLTPLKALKLMVKALNKEPCAYCLVGGHAASLYRVQERFTKDVDFALVADLEKNSRAVAERAIKAVGLTPIVGFIPRGKQEPARRSICMITSTPLANEVTGMIDVLLPELPWVKVAVERAQANLIDLGFAFVPVITPEDLIVAKCFSVRNSPDRFKDLDDLKELLGHVKELDIDYLREKLATFSLEIPDQVQKYAPASLL
- the flgK gene encoding flagellar hook-associated protein FlgK; translation: MTNFGAKILGSSISSLTAQQALIANSSNNIANVNTPGYTRRQVEIESRVDVANIGNILQIGSGVQLGNIKRYTDEFLESQLRSASSKKGQADVRNDYLSRVEVSFALDGPQSTVGSALNNFYSAVNQVGINPSNVDLRINLMQRGEDLIANIHSTYATIAGAQSELNHRVPLEINTVNSFTTQIAQLNGLITQREAAGVIAIDERDQRDTVLTKLSEKLSFTTLETANGMLNCYLDNGFPLVNQETSRNLTATSAPSFAASTLPRSLSGEVLGYVTYDFGSATAPSHLDLTQLLKNGSGTLAGILQMRGTTDPLNTSPFEAEGDLVSMASRIEALTRGLLTKANQTYLGVDEDTVTAGFQSNAGDLNGNSPGVFGLFDFDFSGVKDVDGDGIPSLSDLTSTTPLISNFSSLIKLGFTNPAEFAAARDNDPASGSKVFPPGDGQNAAAVAALRSTSSAFALGNFSFSGTMEELYNSSVSYVGNAKAAAQLAVQVSDANLLSASNKRDEFSAVSLDEEFANLIKYQKAFQASARMIKTAGELLDQIVSLI